From Calditrichota bacterium, one genomic window encodes:
- a CDS encoding TIGR04282 family arsenosugar biosynthesis glycosyltransferase: protein MNTLICLARMPEIGKVKSRIAETAGAARAYEIYVQLVKQCRKLLDSLDESIEVEVTLAEPFDFIKGQQFFGMRPFYSLQAPGDLGQRMCVAAIRGFEGGAQKVILIGSDCPSLTPEHISQAIRILDEFPVVFGKARDGGYYLLGMTRVIPELFGNLPWSGDELLAQSVARLTESGIPHGLLPELCDIDTLEDWEEYVG from the coding sequence ATGAACACTCTCATCTGCCTCGCGCGCATGCCCGAGATCGGCAAAGTCAAATCGCGGATCGCTGAGACCGCCGGAGCTGCACGCGCCTACGAAATATACGTCCAACTGGTCAAGCAGTGCCGGAAACTGCTCGATTCCCTCGACGAATCCATCGAAGTGGAAGTCACTCTTGCTGAGCCCTTTGACTTCATCAAAGGACAGCAATTTTTCGGTATGCGCCCCTTTTATTCGCTGCAGGCCCCCGGTGACTTGGGTCAAAGGATGTGCGTCGCGGCAATCCGCGGCTTTGAGGGCGGTGCCCAAAAAGTGATCCTCATCGGCAGCGACTGTCCAAGTCTGACTCCCGAGCATATTTCGCAGGCAATTCGTATCTTGGATGAATTCCCCGTTGTCTTTGGCAAAGCCCGCGACGGAGGGTACTACCTACTGGGAATGACCCGCGTAATTCCCGAACTTTTCGGTAACCTTCCGTGGAGCGGAGACGAGCTGCTCGCCCAATCTGTCGCCCGACTGACTGAATCCGGCATCCCCCACGGCCTGTTGCCCGAACTTTGCGATATTGATACTCTTGAAGACTGGGAAGAATATGTAGGTTAG
- the arsS gene encoding arsenosugar biosynthesis radical SAM protein ArsS (Some members of this family are selenoproteins.) yields the protein MKSLLAVKNPLADTTEQLRILEENVSWVRFDDKLDKAEQFPLRATGIETLQVNVGRLCNQTCGHCHVDAGPDRKEIMPREIFEHCLRVLDDSDIHTVDITGGAPELNPDFYWFVEECRRRGLHVMDRCNLTILLTRPHEKLAEFLANHQVEIIASLPYFQAKQTDAQRGEGVFEKSIEALRLLNAFGYGTNESLRLHLVYNPAGAFMAPNQSAMRDKYARVLKQEYGVVFNDLYCITNMPIGRFLDFLVTSGNYEDYMTALVNAFNPAAARGVMCRSLISVDWQGFLYDCDFNQMLDLKVDHGMPKHISQWHPSLNTREIVTRNHCYGCTAGAGSSCGGTVA from the coding sequence ATAAAATCGCTGCTGGCGGTGAAAAATCCGCTGGCTGATACGACGGAGCAACTGCGTATCCTCGAAGAAAATGTCTCGTGGGTGCGCTTCGACGACAAGCTGGACAAAGCGGAGCAGTTTCCCTTGCGCGCCACTGGAATCGAGACTCTGCAAGTCAATGTCGGCAGACTCTGCAATCAAACTTGCGGACATTGCCACGTTGATGCAGGTCCCGACCGCAAAGAAATTATGCCGCGCGAAATCTTTGAGCACTGCTTGCGCGTGCTCGACGACTCTGATATCCACACCGTCGATATCACCGGCGGTGCTCCCGAGCTAAATCCGGATTTCTACTGGTTCGTCGAAGAGTGCAGACGGCGCGGTTTGCACGTCATGGATCGCTGCAATTTGACGATCTTGCTGACACGTCCGCACGAAAAGTTGGCGGAGTTTCTGGCCAATCATCAAGTCGAAATTATCGCCTCACTGCCGTACTTCCAAGCCAAGCAAACGGACGCGCAGCGCGGCGAAGGCGTCTTTGAAAAATCCATTGAAGCTCTGCGGTTGCTGAATGCGTTCGGCTACGGCACGAATGAGAGCTTGCGGCTCCATCTCGTTTATAATCCTGCCGGCGCGTTTATGGCTCCCAACCAATCGGCCATGCGCGACAAATACGCGCGCGTCCTGAAACAAGAGTACGGCGTCGTCTTCAATGATCTCTATTGCATAACCAATATGCCCATCGGACGCTTCCTCGATTTTTTGGTGACCAGCGGCAACTATGAAGACTACATGACTGCTTTAGTGAACGCGTTCAATCCCGCCGCCGCGCGCGGCGTCATGTGCCGCTCTCTGATTTCCGTGGATTGGCAGGGCTTTCTCTATGATTGCGACTTTAATCAAATGCTCGACTTGAAGGTCGACCACGGTATGCCGAAACACATCTCCCAATGGCATCCGTCGCTCAACACACGCGAAATCGTCACACGAAATCATTGCTACGGCTGCACGGCCGGCGCGGGTTCATCTTGCGGCGGAACCGTGGCCTAA
- a CDS encoding carboxymuconolactone decarboxylase family protein: MNHYYNAPDLAKFGDIAKGNKELAKKFFDWYGAVFADGALSAREKSLIALAVAHAVQCPYCIDAYSTESLQQGCSEEEMTEAVHVAAAIRGGASLVHGVQMRNIVDKVSM; the protein is encoded by the coding sequence ATGAACCACTATTACAACGCCCCCGATTTGGCAAAATTCGGTGACATCGCCAAGGGCAACAAGGAACTCGCGAAGAAGTTTTTCGATTGGTACGGTGCGGTGTTCGCCGACGGTGCGTTGTCGGCGCGTGAAAAATCGCTGATCGCGCTCGCCGTCGCTCATGCCGTGCAATGTCCCTACTGCATCGACGCCTATTCCACTGAATCCTTGCAGCAAGGCTGCTCCGAAGAAGAGATGACCGAAGCCGTCCACGTCGCGGCCGCAATCCGCGGCGGTGCCTCGTTAGTCCACGGCGTGCAAATGCGCAACATCGTTGACAAAGTTTCCATGTAG
- a CDS encoding DUF547 domain-containing protein gives MRKLILCLAVLICALPSFAFDHTYVQYQSVLDRFVKNGKVDYEGLLQDREDLDAFVASYADVPFERYQAFTQREKLAFLINLYNAAAMQLILNHWPLETIQDIGGLFSSPWNQKFFRLFDHNVSLGMVEHDILRADFKEPRIHFAIVCASKSCPILRSDAYVDSKLFDQLAEQEKSFLSERPEVNRFEDGVLYVSPIFKWFREDFDNEEGIRTLFQIYYPDVNNKTPIRYTEYDWSLNKQ, from the coding sequence ATGCGTAAACTTATTCTGTGTCTTGCCGTTCTGATTTGTGCGCTCCCTTCGTTTGCATTTGACCACACGTATGTGCAATACCAGTCCGTGCTCGACAGATTCGTCAAGAACGGAAAGGTCGACTACGAAGGACTGCTGCAAGACAGGGAGGACCTCGACGCGTTCGTCGCATCCTACGCCGACGTTCCCTTCGAACGCTATCAAGCGTTCACTCAGAGAGAAAAGCTCGCCTTCCTGATCAATCTCTACAATGCCGCCGCGATGCAGTTGATCCTGAATCACTGGCCGCTCGAAACCATTCAGGACATCGGCGGACTTTTTTCCAGTCCATGGAACCAGAAATTCTTCAGACTCTTTGACCACAACGTCTCCCTCGGAATGGTCGAACATGATATTCTGCGTGCTGATTTCAAAGAGCCGAGAATTCACTTTGCAATCGTCTGCGCGTCAAAAAGCTGTCCCATTCTCCGTTCCGACGCCTACGTCGACTCCAAACTTTTTGACCAACTTGCCGAACAAGAGAAGTCTTTCCTCAGCGAACGTCCTGAAGTCAACCGCTTCGAAGACGGAGTCCTGTACGTTTCGCCGATCTTCAAATGGTTCCGCGAGGACTTCGACAACGAGGAAGGTATTCGAACGCTGTTTCAGATCTACTATCCCGACGTCAACAACAAAACGCCGATTCGTTACACGGAATACGATTGGAGTTTGAACAAACAATAA
- a CDS encoding TIGR04283 family arsenosugar biosynthesis glycosyltransferase, protein MPPARLIPAARPIESSVSVIIPTLNEEQRLPILLEMLALEAPRPEVIVVDGGSLDHTVDKATIWANQVLTAAPGRGFQLNQGAKVASGDVLWFLHADSEPPKRAIAQILEVLHNRPELLGGAFRLKFDRSSLGMRAISFGANVRSRLFSMPWGDQGLFVRKSVFQELGGFPDWPVMEDFAFQKLLAQKGKTVLLKDALTTSARRYEKFGKMKAMAMNFNTLWWHYRGKSAEEIQKKFRRLDEQGGNVDA, encoded by the coding sequence ATGCCGCCCGCAAGACTGATCCCCGCTGCCCGCCCGATAGAGTCTTCTGTCAGCGTGATTATCCCCACGTTGAACGAAGAACAGCGGCTTCCTATTCTCTTGGAAATGCTCGCTTTAGAAGCTCCGCGACCAGAAGTCATCGTCGTCGATGGTGGAAGTCTTGACCACACTGTGGACAAAGCCACTATCTGGGCCAACCAAGTTCTAACCGCTGCGCCGGGACGAGGGTTTCAGCTCAATCAAGGGGCGAAGGTCGCCAGCGGCGACGTTCTCTGGTTTTTGCATGCCGACTCTGAGCCTCCGAAACGGGCAATTGCGCAAATCCTTGAGGTTCTCCACAACCGTCCGGAACTTTTGGGCGGCGCATTTCGTCTGAAGTTTGACCGCTCTTCGCTCGGAATGCGCGCCATTTCATTCGGAGCCAATGTCAGGTCGAGACTATTTTCGATGCCCTGGGGTGACCAGGGTCTTTTTGTTCGCAAATCTGTCTTCCAAGAACTCGGTGGTTTTCCCGACTGGCCGGTCATGGAAGATTTCGCCTTCCAAAAACTCCTCGCCCAAAAAGGAAAAACCGTTCTGCTCAAGGATGCTCTCACGACGTCGGCGCGCCGCTACGAAAAATTCGGTAAAATGAAAGCAATGGCGATGAATTTTAACACGCTCTGGTGGCACTATAGAGGCAAATCGGCCGAAGAGATTCAAAAGAAATTTCGCCGCTTGGATGAGCAGGGTGGGAACGTCGATGCGTAA